The Numida meleagris isolate 19003 breed g44 Domestic line unplaced genomic scaffold, NumMel1.0 unplaced_Scaffold1648, whole genome shotgun sequence sequence gcagctcagccccagcccgtACTGGTTCTGCGGTCATTCCTCCCCCAGATGCAGGACCCTCCACCCGCCCCATGGTGAACTTCATGATGTTCTTCTCCGCCCATCGCTCTTGCTGCAtgccccctgctcccagcacggAATCGTgcccttttccctctcttccatgaGAAACTGCCCCGAGTCAATCCGGCAccatcagcagagcagcacgaGCTCCACTCAGGGTTAATTACCTCTCCGTGCCCTATTTTAAGGCTCTCCAATTAAGCAGCAGACACCCGTGGGACTGGTCCAGCCCCAACCCAGTACACGGATCCCGAGTGCCGGATCCGCCCCCACTTCACcctcccacctccagcagcGTGGAAGcacccaccagcagcagctcctcttccCACTCCTCCGGGCGCAGCGACTTCTCGTTGTTCTCTAGGAGAAAGCTCTTTTGTGCTCTTCTAGCCCCAAAACGGGGAGTGATGTTTCCAAGAGTCTCGAGCAGCCCCCAGACCCTCCCAGAGAAACCCCCTCCTACCCTCGATGTGCTCCACCAGCAGAGGAACCCTCTTGCTCCAGAGCTGCTCTAGCGTGGGGTGGACGCTGCAGCGCAACGCGTGCAGGAGCCGCAGGGCTGCTGCGCCACGACCGTCCCCGGTGTAGGGTCGCGAGGACACCACCTAGAAAGGAAGCAATGAGATGGGTTGGGGTGGAAGGGTCCTGAAAGGTCATACAGCCATGGAaggggttgggagggtccttgaaggtcataGAGGCATGGAatgattgggttggaagggtccttaatGATCATAGAGGCATAGACTGGGTTGGCTTGAAAGGGTCTTTTAAGgtcacagaagcatagaatgggttggaaggatccttgaaggtcacagaggcatggaatgggttgggttggaagggtccttaaagatcacagagctACAGAATGACTgtgttggaagggtccttacagATCATAGAGCTATgggatggttgggctggaaggatccttaaagatcacagaaccacagaatcacagcatgaCTTGGactggaagggtccttaaagatctaAGAACCCTAGGATGGGCtgggttgagttggaagggccccCCCAggccccacccctgccatgggctggctgccccccagctcaggctgcccagggccccacccgcggcctcaggcacctccagggatggggcacccccagctccgGGCAGCAGTGCCGGGGCCGCACCGCCTCTGGGTGCAGGATTCCCCCACGTCTGACCccagtctcccctcttttgggTTCACCATGTTCCCCCTGGTCCCATCGCTTTCATACGATCACCCAACGCGGGGCAGCGCTCTGCCCCCACGCCACGTACCAGCAGCCGTGTCGTTAAGGCATGGGGCGAAGGAAGATTTCCTACAAACGGAAGGAAAACGGCGTAAGGAAGGCAGCATCTCCCCCCGGCCCCGAGCAGATCAACCTTTCCCGCACACCCGTACCAACCGTTGAGGTCGTACGGGATCAGGGACGCGttccctccctcctcttgcTTCTTCGCGGACAAATGCATGAGGCTCTTGCAGATGGGAGTCAGCGCGTTGGTGAACTGCACAGGGGTGACGAACTCCAGGAGGTACGGCCACAGCACCTGTGGGGCAGCGCGGGATGCAGAGCCCACAGCAGTGGGACAGGAGTGGGGGGACACTGGCTCCAGGGGTTTTCAGAGCGTCTTGGGATTGGTGCGGTTGGATGAGATCGCTGAGACCCCCAGCCCGACCCCAATCCACCCCACTATTGCCCTAAATAGACCCAGAGACTCATTAGGGT is a genomic window containing:
- the LOC110390635 gene encoding maestro heat-like repeat-containing protein family member 1, producing MHLSAKKQEEGGNASLIPYDLNGNLPSPHALTTRLLVVSSRPYTGDGRGAAALRLLHALRCSVHPTLEQLWSKRVPLLVEHIEENNEKSLRPEEWEEELLLVGASTLLEVGG